From one Streptomyces sp. SCSIO 30461 genomic stretch:
- a CDS encoding histidine phosphatase family protein, which translates to MSSMDIHTETTVVHLMRHGEVHNPDGVLYGRRPGYHLSELGRQMADRVAGHLADRDITHVVASPLERAQETATPIAKSHGLILDTDERLIEAGNVFEGKTFGVGDGALRKPGNWKHLTNPFRPSWGEPYREQVDRMMAALEAARDAARGHEAVLVSHQLPIWTLRSHVEHRRLWHDPRRRQCTLASLTSFTFQGDRIVSVGYSEPARDLVPAHLLAGAKPVKGKSKAFGA; encoded by the coding sequence ATGAGCAGCATGGACATCCATACGGAAACGACCGTGGTTCATCTCATGCGCCACGGAGAAGTGCACAATCCGGATGGCGTGCTCTACGGCCGCAGGCCCGGCTACCACCTCTCCGAGCTGGGCCGGCAGATGGCCGACCGGGTCGCCGGGCACCTGGCGGACCGGGACATCACCCATGTGGTCGCCTCACCGCTGGAACGGGCGCAGGAGACCGCGACGCCGATCGCCAAGTCGCACGGTCTGATCCTGGACACCGACGAGCGGCTGATCGAGGCCGGGAACGTCTTCGAGGGCAAGACCTTCGGCGTCGGTGACGGCGCGCTGCGCAAGCCGGGCAACTGGAAGCACCTCACCAACCCGTTCCGGCCTTCCTGGGGCGAGCCCTATCGTGAGCAGGTTGACCGGATGATGGCGGCCCTGGAGGCGGCCCGCGACGCGGCCCGTGGCCACGAGGCGGTACTCGTCAGCCACCAGTTGCCGATCTGGACGCTGCGCAGCCATGTGGAGCACCGCCGCCTCTGGCACGACCCGCGCCGCAGGCAGTGCACGCTCGCCTCGCTCACCAGCTTCACCTTCCAGGGCGACCGGATCGTCTCCGTGGGCTACTCCGAGCCCGCCCGCGATCTCGTACCGGCCCATCTGCTGGCCGGGGCCAAGCCCGTGAAGGGCAAGTCGAAGGCCTTCGGGGCGTAG